A single window of Candidatus Obscuribacter sp. DNA harbors:
- the rpoD gene encoding RNA polymerase sigma factor RpoD, whose translation MYLREIGRIQLLTADQEIEYARRIEMGGSDGAIAKRRLVQANLRLVVSIAKKYVGRGMLFLDLIQEGNMGLIRAAEKFDYERGYKFSTYATWWIRQAITRAIADQARTIRIPVHMVETINKLKKVTRKLQQDKGRKPTEEEIAESMEISITKLRDIIKVAQEPVSLETPIGKEEDSKLGDFIEDRDAETPAASVTQDLLREDIIEVMASLSPRERDVLRLRFGLDDGRQRTLEEVGQLFGVTRERIRQIEAKALRKLRHPNRSRRLREYID comes from the coding sequence ATGTATCTGCGTGAGATAGGTCGCATCCAGCTTTTGACTGCCGATCAAGAAATTGAATACGCTCGTCGCATCGAAATGGGCGGTTCTGACGGTGCTATTGCTAAAAGACGCCTGGTACAGGCTAACTTGCGCTTAGTTGTATCCATTGCCAAAAAATATGTCGGACGGGGCATGCTCTTTCTTGATTTAATCCAGGAAGGCAATATGGGTCTCATTCGGGCTGCCGAAAAATTTGACTACGAACGTGGCTATAAATTCAGTACTTATGCCACTTGGTGGATTAGACAGGCAATTACCAGAGCCATCGCTGACCAGGCTCGTACCATCCGCATCCCGGTGCACATGGTAGAGACTATCAACAAACTCAAAAAAGTCACTCGTAAGCTACAGCAAGATAAAGGCCGCAAGCCCACCGAAGAAGAAATCGCTGAGTCTATGGAGATTAGCATCACTAAGCTGCGCGATATCATCAAAGTGGCTCAGGAGCCAGTCTCTCTTGAGACACCAATCGGTAAAGAAGAAGACAGCAAACTCGGTGACTTTATCGAAGATAGAGATGCTGAGACTCCAGCTGCTTCTGTTACTCAAGACCTCCTGCGTGAAGACATCATCGAAGTAATGGCATCACTCTCGCCTCGCGAAAGAGATGTATTGCGTCTGCGTTTTGGTCTAGATGATGGGCGTCAACGCACTCTGGAAGAAGTCGGACAGCTCTTTGGTGTCACCCGTGAGCGTATTCGCCAGATTGAAGCAAAAGCTCTACGCAAGCTGCGTCATCCCAATCGCAGTCGTCGCTTAAGAGAATACATCGATTAA
- a CDS encoding RNA-binding S4 domain-containing protein: MRLDKWLKVSRLIKRRTVAQMACEQGRVYVNDRPAKSSHELKLDDKVHIELGSRAITVKVLNVPLKAVAAQDASSLYELLEELKRQPEVLDWLSADEDLSYS, translated from the coding sequence ATGCGTCTGGATAAATGGCTAAAAGTATCACGTCTGATCAAACGTCGGACAGTAGCTCAGATGGCGTGCGAGCAGGGGCGTGTCTATGTCAACGACAGACCAGCCAAGTCGTCCCATGAGCTAAAGCTAGACGACAAAGTCCACATCGAGCTTGGTTCAAGAGCCATTACAGTCAAAGTACTAAACGTCCCACTTAAAGCAGTAGCAGCCCAGGACGCTTCCAGCCTGTATGAGCTATTAGAAGAACTAAAAAGACAGCCAGAAGTACTCGACTGGCTCAGTGCTGACGAAGACTTGAGCTATAGCTAA
- a CDS encoding efflux RND transporter periplasmic adaptor subunit, whose protein sequence is MANKHTNVPLSSALPGYGKVIKTPLSRTVMAALLSSLSVFVLAGCGHSETKETVEAKDKPASGPKIIPITEDTIKRIDFKTEVVEERDVAVPLHLTGKIEPDYGCSVDVSARIAGRISKILVKPGEVVARGQLMAMVDSPPVSDMQGELVEAKSKLNIAEAHAERERQIYEEHLERPKGLLDARALMQNTRVQAELAELEYQRQEGLYREKIAATKDYLAAKAALARAKVDYEQARTALAREEQLYKNRALMKRDYQLAMAEVARLKQHLNTIVKRLGFLGADPAMTQEVLRTGNINGLVRIVSPIDGVVGKYDYGVGEIVQPDKSMFVVTDLKTVLVAADLPEIDLRRVKPGNTVKIVVPSYPDQKFSGVISFISDNVNALTRTVPIRARLTNSSGKLKANMYAEIDLQGAPRKFLACPKSAIQEREGKKVVFVKRNDGFEERTVKLGLIGEQFIEAESGLSAGDIVATQGSLMLKTELSYQH, encoded by the coding sequence TTGGCCAACAAACACACTAACGTCCCGTTAAGCTCTGCTCTGCCTGGTTATGGCAAAGTGATAAAGACACCTCTCAGTCGCACTGTGATGGCCGCACTTTTGTCTAGCTTGTCTGTTTTTGTGCTGGCAGGTTGTGGTCATAGTGAGACAAAAGAAACAGTTGAAGCAAAGGACAAGCCAGCTAGCGGTCCTAAAATCATTCCAATAACCGAAGACACTATCAAGCGCATCGATTTTAAGACCGAAGTGGTGGAAGAACGCGATGTCGCTGTGCCGCTACACCTGACAGGCAAAATTGAGCCAGATTACGGCTGTAGCGTCGATGTCAGTGCTCGTATCGCCGGGCGTATATCAAAAATACTCGTCAAGCCTGGGGAAGTAGTCGCCCGTGGACAGCTCATGGCCATGGTTGACAGCCCTCCTGTTAGCGATATGCAAGGTGAGCTGGTAGAAGCTAAGTCCAAGCTAAATATTGCCGAAGCACACGCTGAACGCGAAAGACAAATATACGAAGAGCATCTTGAGCGTCCTAAAGGTCTCCTCGACGCCCGAGCGCTCATGCAAAACACAAGAGTGCAAGCGGAGCTTGCCGAGCTTGAGTATCAGAGACAGGAAGGTCTCTACCGCGAAAAAATCGCTGCCACTAAAGACTATCTGGCTGCTAAAGCAGCTCTGGCTAGAGCCAAAGTTGACTATGAGCAAGCCCGTACGGCGCTGGCTCGCGAAGAACAACTCTACAAAAACCGCGCTTTGATGAAGCGTGACTATCAACTTGCCATGGCCGAAGTGGCTCGCTTGAAGCAGCATTTGAATACCATAGTCAAACGTCTTGGTTTTCTCGGTGCCGACCCTGCGATGACCCAGGAAGTATTGCGTACCGGCAACATTAATGGATTGGTCCGCATCGTGTCACCCATTGATGGAGTGGTGGGCAAATATGACTATGGTGTAGGCGAAATAGTGCAGCCAGATAAGTCTATGTTTGTTGTCACTGATTTAAAGACAGTGCTTGTGGCAGCCGACCTGCCTGAGATTGATTTGCGCCGGGTCAAGCCCGGTAACACAGTCAAAATTGTCGTACCAAGTTATCCCGATCAAAAGTTTTCTGGCGTTATTAGCTTTATCAGTGATAACGTCAATGCCCTGACTCGTACTGTGCCGATTCGTGCGCGCCTGACTAATTCATCAGGCAAGCTCAAAGCCAACATGTATGCTGAGATTGATTTGCAAGGTGCGCCTCGTAAGTTTTTAGCCTGCCCCAAGTCAGCCATACAAGAGCGTGAAGGCAAAAAAGTCGTCTTTGTTAAACGCAACGATGGTTTTGAAGAACGCACAGTCAAACTTGGACTTATCGGTGAACAGTTTATCGAAGCCGAATCGGGTCTCAGTGCCGGCGATATAGTGGCCACTCAAGGTAGTTTGATGCTCAAAACCGAGCTTAGTTATCAGCACTGA
- a CDS encoding efflux RND transporter permease subunit: MIGLIRFALKQRLLTVGAALAVAGLGVYSAMNIAIDSFPDVSNVQVQIITEPESMATEEVEALVTFPIENGLNGLPKVNKIRSNSSFGLSVVTAIFDDDVDVYWARNLVQQRLSQIDLPNGSAKPTLGPVVSTFSNVLNYYLTSDKHDLTELRTIQDWQVARRLRAVSGVGNVVSYGGYVKQYQVLVNPHVLKGYNLRLIDVIRALEQNNLNAGGNFIERGGEEVIIRGLGRIENIEDIRNILLKSIDGTPIKVGQIAQVDIGPAFRRGSASMDGKGETVTGMVLTRKGVNTKAVVDRVRLVIDEIRGELPEGVTLHTYYDQSALVDKTIETVKEVLTLGGSLVILVLGAILLNVPCSLIVAVIIPLSLLFSFIMMKNTGLTANLMTLGAVDFGVIVDAGVVMVENIFRHLAEEQEKVRQGELTQGEYEHNRYAVVYTAAKEVGSPIFFAITIIIAVYLPLFTLEGVEGRMFTPLALNYIYALSGALLVSLTVIPVLCFWFLRGKIVERHSPIIEYAKKMVTPALAKSLAHPRKTIAIACAVLLGSFALFPFLGSEFIPSLDEGSILLRTKLSPSVSHTESRRVAAIVEKTLLEFPEVEVVVSRIGRSGMGGDLEGIDNADVYVGLKPKDKWTTTHDKEDLVNKMAAKVDKIPGLIYSFSQPIGDMIDDLIAGIKADLGIKIFGEDLETLDGIATKIEKIVREVRGSADVQKEHLLGLPQLNIKLKRDVIARYGLNVDDVQEIISTALAGREVSEVVEGTRRFGLLIRFPINFRESQEDIESILVDTPDGGRVPLKQLADISNQNGTVMINREDGQRRTAVLSNVRGRDLGTFVEEVQNRVNKEVTLPRGYRIVWGGQFENQQRAMARLALVVPVVLLLIFVLLFASFNSLRNAGLIMLNVPFAIIGGIVALYISHQPISVPAIIGFIALFGVAVQNGVIMVSHIMQLQKQGVPVLEATLEGVKVRLRPVLMTALVAMVGFLPLVFSHGTGAEVQRPLATVVLGGLCTSTILTLVVLPTLYTLINRNIDHTKNEKEPTRKYGAAQSLNTQQISAIIKDQGWIEGEAKESADNAEASGNGASGGDAVEPPGKSS, translated from the coding sequence ATGATTGGTCTTATTAGATTTGCCTTAAAACAAAGACTGCTCACTGTTGGTGCTGCGCTTGCTGTGGCTGGACTGGGCGTTTATAGCGCCATGAATATCGCTATTGACTCTTTTCCTGATGTGTCCAATGTGCAGGTGCAAATAATCACTGAGCCAGAGAGTATGGCTACCGAGGAAGTGGAAGCCCTGGTCACATTTCCCATCGAAAACGGTCTCAATGGTCTGCCTAAAGTAAACAAAATCCGTAGCAACTCTAGCTTTGGTCTCAGTGTGGTCACGGCCATCTTTGATGACGATGTCGATGTTTATTGGGCCCGCAACCTTGTACAACAAAGACTCTCGCAAATAGACCTGCCCAATGGCTCTGCTAAACCGACACTGGGACCAGTTGTCTCGACTTTTTCAAACGTCCTCAACTATTACCTGACCTCTGACAAACATGACCTGACTGAGTTGCGCACCATACAAGACTGGCAAGTGGCCAGACGTCTGCGCGCTGTAAGCGGCGTCGGTAATGTCGTCAGTTATGGCGGCTATGTAAAACAGTATCAGGTACTGGTTAATCCTCATGTACTCAAGGGCTATAACCTGCGCTTGATTGATGTTATCCGCGCTCTTGAGCAAAATAACCTCAATGCTGGCGGTAACTTTATTGAGCGCGGCGGCGAAGAAGTAATTATCCGTGGACTTGGTCGTATCGAGAATATCGAAGATATCCGCAATATTTTGCTCAAGTCAATTGATGGCACACCTATTAAAGTTGGGCAGATAGCCCAGGTCGACATTGGTCCGGCCTTCCGCCGGGGCAGTGCCTCTATGGACGGCAAGGGCGAGACTGTCACCGGTATGGTTTTGACTCGCAAAGGTGTCAACACCAAAGCTGTAGTCGACAGAGTGCGACTTGTTATTGACGAAATTCGCGGTGAATTGCCTGAAGGCGTGACTTTGCACACTTATTATGACCAGAGTGCTCTTGTCGATAAGACTATCGAGACAGTCAAAGAAGTGCTTACTCTCGGTGGTTCGCTTGTTATTCTTGTCCTGGGAGCCATTCTTCTCAATGTGCCTTGCTCTTTGATTGTGGCAGTGATTATTCCGCTGTCACTTTTGTTTAGCTTTATCATGATGAAAAATACCGGTCTCACCGCCAATTTGATGACACTTGGAGCGGTGGACTTTGGTGTAATCGTCGATGCTGGTGTGGTCATGGTGGAAAATATCTTCCGCCATCTAGCTGAAGAGCAGGAAAAAGTACGTCAAGGTGAATTAACTCAAGGTGAGTACGAGCACAACCGCTACGCTGTGGTTTATACCGCAGCTAAAGAAGTAGGCTCTCCGATATTTTTTGCTATTACGATTATCATCGCCGTCTATCTGCCACTTTTTACACTTGAAGGTGTGGAAGGGCGGATGTTTACCCCTCTGGCTCTCAACTATATCTATGCACTTTCAGGCGCACTTTTGGTATCGCTTACAGTGATACCGGTATTATGCTTCTGGTTTTTGCGCGGCAAGATTGTCGAGCGCCACAGCCCGATTATTGAATACGCCAAAAAAATGGTGACCCCCGCTCTGGCCAAGTCTCTTGCCCATCCCCGCAAGACTATTGCTATAGCTTGTGCGGTCTTGCTTGGTTCTTTTGCCTTGTTCCCATTTTTAGGCTCCGAATTTATACCGAGTCTGGATGAAGGCTCGATACTACTGCGTACCAAGCTATCCCCCAGTGTTTCGCACACTGAGTCGCGACGCGTTGCCGCTATAGTCGAAAAGACTCTGCTGGAGTTTCCTGAAGTGGAAGTGGTGGTCTCTCGTATCGGTCGATCTGGTATGGGCGGAGACCTGGAAGGTATTGATAACGCCGACGTGTATGTAGGTCTCAAGCCAAAAGATAAGTGGACTACCACCCACGACAAAGAAGATCTGGTCAACAAAATGGCTGCAAAGGTAGATAAGATCCCTGGTCTTATTTATAGCTTTAGCCAACCTATCGGTGACATGATCGATGACTTGATTGCCGGTATTAAAGCCGATCTCGGTATCAAAATCTTTGGTGAGGATCTTGAGACTCTCGATGGCATTGCCACCAAAATCGAAAAAATCGTTAGAGAAGTGAGGGGCTCAGCTGACGTGCAAAAGGAGCATTTGCTCGGCTTGCCGCAACTTAATATCAAGCTCAAACGGGATGTCATAGCGCGTTATGGTCTCAATGTCGATGATGTGCAGGAGATTATCTCAACAGCTCTGGCTGGGCGTGAAGTATCTGAAGTTGTGGAAGGGACCAGGCGTTTTGGTCTGTTAATAAGATTTCCAATCAATTTTAGAGAGTCTCAAGAAGACATCGAATCAATCCTGGTCGACACTCCAGACGGTGGTCGTGTGCCGCTCAAGCAGCTAGCTGATATAAGCAATCAAAACGGTACAGTGATGATCAACCGTGAAGACGGACAAAGACGTACAGCTGTCTTGTCTAACGTTAGAGGACGAGACCTTGGCACATTTGTAGAAGAAGTACAAAACAGGGTCAATAAAGAAGTGACACTGCCACGCGGTTATCGCATCGTCTGGGGTGGTCAATTTGAAAACCAACAAAGAGCGATGGCTCGCCTGGCACTGGTTGTACCAGTGGTGCTGCTCTTGATCTTTGTCCTATTGTTTGCCTCGTTTAACAGTCTGCGCAATGCTGGACTGATTATGCTCAATGTCCCTTTTGCAATCATTGGTGGTATCGTCGCTCTTTATATTTCGCACCAGCCTATCTCGGTACCGGCGATTATTGGTTTTATTGCATTGTTTGGTGTGGCGGTGCAAAACGGCGTAATTATGGTGAGCCATATCATGCAATTGCAAAAGCAAGGTGTGCCTGTGCTCGAAGCCACACTGGAAGGTGTAAAAGTAAGACTTAGACCAGTCCTGATGACTGCTCTCGTGGCGATGGTGGGCTTTTTGCCTCTGGTTTTTAGTCACGGCACTGGTGCTGAGGTGCAACGTCCTCTGGCTACTGTTGTGCTTGGTGGTCTATGTACCTCTACTATTTTGACTCTAGTGGTTTTGCCAACTCTCTACACGCTCATCAATAGAAATATCGACCATACCAAAAACGAAAAAGAACCAACTCGCAAATATGGTGCCGCTCAATCTCTCAATACTCAGCAGATTAGCGCCATCATCAAAGATCAGGGCTGGATTGAGGGTGAAGCCAAAGAGTCAGCAGATAACGCCGAGGCGTCTGGCAATGGCGCCAGTGGTGGCGACGCTGTTGAGCCACCTGGCAAATCTAGTTGA
- a CDS encoding aldo/keto reductase, which produces MAKAAEANTEKSKVVPAKGTPGNEKQIKSLATYYLLGKSGLRVSPLSLGTATFGEVWEGHWSSDKDTAKAIVKRYLEAGGNFLDTADGYHEGQSEEITGELVHELTNRDEVVLATKYTFGTRAGDPNGGGNGRKHMLESVEKSLKRLKTDYIDLYWVHNWDTMTPAEEVMSSLNSLVQSGKVRYIGLSNPPAWYLGRAQTLAEWRGWEKIAAIQMEYSLAVRNIEFEYTDAAIELGIGICPWSPLANGLLTGKYKRENGQIKGDGRLASTWITDPHMDASGDKAMAMVDVLVEVAGQLGRTPAQVALNWVTNQPGVVSTIIGASKLTQLEDNINALEFEIPTALMEQLNQASEPKLQYPYFFHTGDLHKNVSAQTRTLKTPKGYFKR; this is translated from the coding sequence ATGGCCAAAGCAGCAGAAGCAAACACCGAAAAAAGCAAAGTGGTACCCGCTAAAGGCACACCCGGCAACGAGAAGCAGATAAAGAGTCTGGCCACCTATTATCTATTGGGCAAAAGTGGTTTGAGAGTATCGCCACTCTCGCTCGGCACTGCCACTTTTGGCGAAGTCTGGGAAGGTCACTGGAGCTCAGATAAAGACACGGCAAAAGCAATAGTCAAACGTTACCTGGAAGCCGGGGGCAATTTTTTGGACACAGCTGATGGCTACCATGAAGGACAGAGTGAAGAGATCACAGGCGAATTAGTCCATGAACTGACCAATCGCGACGAAGTAGTACTGGCCACAAAATACACTTTTGGCACAAGGGCTGGTGACCCCAATGGTGGTGGCAATGGCCGCAAACACATGCTGGAATCAGTGGAGAAGTCTCTCAAAAGACTCAAAACCGACTATATCGATCTTTATTGGGTGCACAACTGGGACACCATGACCCCCGCTGAAGAAGTGATGTCATCACTCAATAGCCTGGTGCAATCTGGCAAAGTGCGTTATATCGGTCTGAGCAACCCACCAGCCTGGTATCTGGGTCGAGCACAGACTCTTGCTGAATGGCGCGGCTGGGAAAAGATTGCAGCAATCCAGATGGAATACTCACTGGCAGTGCGCAATATTGAATTTGAATACACCGACGCCGCTATCGAGCTTGGCATCGGCATCTGCCCCTGGAGTCCACTTGCCAATGGACTTTTGACCGGTAAATACAAAAGAGAAAACGGTCAAATCAAAGGGGATGGCAGACTGGCCAGCACCTGGATTACCGATCCTCATATGGATGCCAGTGGTGATAAAGCAATGGCAATGGTGGATGTACTGGTCGAGGTGGCCGGGCAACTGGGGCGCACACCAGCGCAAGTAGCGCTTAACTGGGTGACAAATCAACCCGGTGTGGTGAGCACAATTATCGGGGCAAGCAAACTGACTCAACTTGAGGACAATATCAATGCCCTGGAATTCGAGATTCCAACTGCTCTGATGGAACAGCTAAATCAAGCCAGTGAGCCAAAACTCCAGTATCCGTACTTCTTCCACACCGGCGATTTGCATAAAAATGTCAGCGCTCAAACTAGAACTTTAAAAACGCCAAAAGGCTATTTTAAGCGCTAA
- a CDS encoding tetratricopeptide repeat protein, which produces MRLDLQSKALAYFDRAVALDSKNAQAYKDRASAESWFDMTTKAINDLNLAIKLKPDFVQAYFDRGMAYESLSQYPRALSDFGRAIALNPRDIESLGTRGKLLDVMGKHKEAIADYTRAIASDTTHYWPYVQRAVAYTSLKQYQDAINDYTTLIERAPDDYEYYEYRRDLYIKAGDKAKAQADQKTISQLKSKLK; this is translated from the coding sequence ATGCGCTTAGACCTGCAGAGCAAAGCGCTTGCTTATTTTGACCGCGCTGTAGCACTGGATAGTAAAAACGCTCAAGCATACAAAGACCGTGCTAGTGCCGAGTCCTGGTTTGATATGACGACTAAAGCAATCAATGACTTAAACCTGGCCATTAAACTCAAGCCTGATTTTGTCCAGGCTTATTTTGATCGTGGTATGGCATACGAGAGTCTCAGTCAATATCCCCGGGCTCTCAGTGACTTTGGCCGGGCTATTGCGCTCAATCCTCGTGATATAGAGAGTCTTGGCACGCGTGGCAAGCTCCTGGATGTGATGGGTAAGCACAAAGAAGCAATTGCTGATTATACTCGTGCCATCGCCAGTGATACTACACACTACTGGCCCTACGTGCAAAGAGCGGTGGCTTATACCAGTCTCAAGCAATACCAAGATGCGATAAATGACTACACCACGCTGATTGAGCGTGCTCCCGATGACTATGAGTATTACGAGTATCGCCGGGATCTTTATATCAAGGCCGGCGATAAAGCAAAAGCTCAGGCTGATCAAAAAACGATAAGTCAGCTAAAAAGCAAACTCAAATAG
- a CDS encoding class I SAM-dependent methyltransferase: MPTIDTNRVTNAQQDLADSSLRYDYKLQELDESTHYGRLLNRVGHNKRVLELGSSTGFLTDAMINHFACQVVGVEIDSDAAKEARAKGHEVHVLDLDRTDLSEHFKGQKFDVALLADVLEHLRDPAETLKQIKGLLNPNGKIVSSIPHVAHGDIRLSLLAGRLPYRAVGLLDHTHMRFFTRALVEQLFKESGYNLDIVERNRWNLNKTEVKFDYVPLLEPVQKLLALDPESETYQFIVQASLANAEEQRPQTLPEVEFCVFATSMQKPDELYNKTLTYQSYDPDKLRYWFCQGAHGEDSIALCDKPDIGSLPYGQHDFRSWRFITMGAKDEQNQELNQPAQSWQGITIANVGQTLSRVARGSSASYVFILSAAALPTVHCLERLVRRAEQLKQAGQTAIVCATAEVRDSLAPQPRADGTVDWHEFSGMLIPMEFLKSKESIDSSFISLTTQAQDLCFRAWASGMTVLECPDAQYFTNGPQLEAATVDAQIFDGMRLRRRWGTLRNLIAFTKYILKNPCGKPLPFLPEQNPGTIKKLNHMIAAYLLESPIGHGQSSEAKQHIGFSGPGATLVGKATI, encoded by the coding sequence ATGCCAACAATTGACACCAACCGCGTCACAAACGCTCAGCAAGACCTGGCAGACTCATCTTTGCGCTACGACTACAAACTGCAAGAGTTGGACGAGAGCACCCATTATGGTCGTTTGCTCAACCGCGTTGGTCACAACAAAAGAGTCCTAGAACTCGGCTCCAGTACTGGCTTTTTGACAGACGCCATGATCAATCACTTTGCCTGCCAGGTGGTTGGCGTCGAAATTGACAGCGACGCGGCAAAAGAAGCAAGAGCCAAAGGGCATGAAGTACATGTGCTCGATCTCGATAGAACTGATTTGAGCGAGCACTTTAAGGGTCAAAAGTTTGATGTTGCGCTCCTGGCAGATGTACTGGAGCATTTGAGAGATCCCGCTGAGACTCTCAAACAAATCAAAGGGCTATTAAACCCAAACGGCAAAATCGTCAGCTCTATTCCCCATGTCGCACACGGTGACATTAGACTTAGCCTCCTGGCTGGCCGCCTACCTTACAGAGCGGTGGGACTATTGGACCATACCCACATGCGCTTTTTTACAAGAGCGCTGGTAGAGCAACTGTTTAAAGAGAGTGGTTACAATCTAGATATAGTTGAGCGCAACAGATGGAACCTCAATAAAACCGAGGTCAAGTTTGACTATGTGCCACTTTTAGAGCCAGTACAAAAGCTTTTGGCGCTCGATCCAGAGAGCGAAACATATCAATTTATCGTACAAGCCAGCCTAGCCAATGCAGAAGAGCAAAGACCTCAAACACTACCTGAAGTTGAATTTTGTGTTTTTGCCACGAGCATGCAAAAGCCTGATGAACTCTACAATAAGACTCTAACTTATCAAAGTTATGACCCGGACAAATTGCGTTACTGGTTTTGTCAGGGAGCCCACGGTGAAGACAGTATCGCTCTTTGCGATAAGCCAGATATTGGCTCACTGCCCTATGGTCAGCACGATTTTAGAAGCTGGCGCTTTATCACCATGGGTGCTAAAGATGAACAAAATCAAGAGCTCAACCAACCGGCACAGTCATGGCAGGGTATAACTATCGCCAATGTCGGTCAGACTCTCAGCCGTGTCGCCCGGGGCAGCAGCGCTAGCTATGTCTTTATACTCTCCGCTGCCGCACTACCCACGGTGCACTGCCTGGAGCGTCTGGTGCGGAGAGCAGAGCAACTCAAACAAGCCGGTCAAACAGCTATAGTCTGCGCCACTGCCGAAGTGCGAGACAGCCTGGCGCCCCAGCCCAGAGCCGATGGCACAGTTGACTGGCACGAATTTAGCGGCATGCTTATACCTATGGAGTTTTTGAAGTCCAAAGAAAGCATCGACAGCTCTTTTATCTCGCTCACTACGCAAGCTCAAGATCTCTGCTTTAGAGCCTGGGCCAGCGGTATGACTGTATTAGAGTGTCCCGATGCGCAATATTTTACCAATGGACCGCAGCTAGAAGCCGCCACAGTCGATGCCCAAATTTTTGATGGCATGAGACTGAGACGACGCTGGGGTACTCTGCGTAATCTTATTGCCTTTACCAAATACATCCTTAAAAACCCTTGCGGCAAGCCACTACCGTTTTTGCCAGAGCAAAATCCAGGCACCATCAAAAAGCTCAATCATATGATTGCCGCCTACTTACTGGAGTCACCGATTGGGCATGGACAAAGCAGCGAGGCCAAACAACATATCGGGTTTAGCGGTCCTGGCGCCACACTGGTGGGCAAAGCTACTATTTGA